GCAGAGTCGATGTCGCTGCCGTACGACCCGGAGATGGCCGTCCACGAGCAGGTGGAGGGCTTCACCCGGCTCCAGGAGTGGGACTTCGAGCACACCCCGGGGGAGAAGTACCCGCTGCTGCTGCACTACCCGTACTTCGACCTGTACCGCAAACAGGTGGTCAAGCAGGCCGACCTGGTGCTGGCGATGCACTGGCGGGGTGACGCCTTCACCGGCGAGCAGAAGGCCCGCAACTTCGCGTACTACGAGCGCCGGACGGTACGCGACTCGTCGCTGTCCGCCTGCACCCAGGCGGTGCTCGCGGCCGAGGTGGGCCAGCCCGAACTGGCGCACAGCTACCTGCGCGAGGCAGCGCTGATGGACCTGCACGACCTCAACGAGAACACCCGCGACGGGGTGCACATGGCGTCGTTGGCCGGGGCCTGGATCGCGCTGGTGTCCGGCTTCGGTGGGCTGCGGGACCACGACGGCTCGCTGTCCTTCGCTCCCCGGCTGCCCAGTCGGCTCACCCGGCTGGAGTTCTCCCTGCAGTGGCGGTCCATGCGGCTGCGGGTGGACGTCCGACCGCACCACACGACGTACGCGCTGCGCAACGGTGGGCCGGACACCGTGCTGGAGCTACGGCACCACGACGAGACCGTCACGGTAACCTGCGCCCAGCCGACCACGCTGCCCAACCCGCCGGCCGAGCCGAGCGGCCCCAACCCGGAGCAGCCCGCCGGCCGGGCACCCCTGATGCACCCGCCGCCCGTACCGGACAAGTGACCTGAGAGGTCCCGGCCCGCTCGGGCCCGCTCGGGACGTCCCGGCCCGCTCGGGTCCCGGGCGGGCCGGGTCAGCGGTCGCCGGTGGAGGGGGTGCCGGTGGCGTCACGGGGTGCCCGCGCCCGCGGGTCGTCGGCGGTGCGGGCCCGCGCGGCCTCGTCCGCCCAGTCCCGCTCCTTGTCCGGTTCGCTCCGGTCCGGCCCGCTCTGCCGGGACTTTTCGGATCGCTCGCCCATGGTGGTCCTCCGCCCGCCTCGCGTCGACTTCCGACGCCCGCCGGCTACCCGTCGGCGTAGCCGACAAACGGCCTGCCCGACCGCGGTGGCCGAGCCGTGGTGACCGTCTACGCGGGCCGGCCGGCGATGCGGGCCGGCGGTGTCGGGCCGGCCGGCGGTGTCGGACCCGCCGGGGCGGGTAAGCGGGACGGCCGGTGCCGGTGCCGGCGAGGGCGGGGAGGTCGCAGATGGAGACACTCAGCAGCGCGGTGACGATCCCGGTGGCCGGAGCTGCCCTCGCGGCCGATCTGGTGGTGCCCGCCGAGGCCAACGGCGTGGTGCTGTTCGCCCACGGCAGCGGCAGCTCCCGGCACAGCCCGCGCAACACCTCGGTGGCCCGGGTGCTGCACCGGCGGTCGCTCGGCACCGTCCTGGTCGACCTGCTCACCCCGCAGGAGGAGCGGGTGGACGCCCGGACCGCCGAACTCCGCTTCGACATCGGTCTGCTGGCCGACCGGCTGACCGCGATCGTGGACTGGCTGCGCGCCGCCTCGGGGGTCACCGCCCTGCCGCTGGGGCTCTTCGGCGCCAGCACCGGGGCCGCCGCCGCCCTGGTCGCCGCAGCGGCCCGGACCGACCAGGTGGGTGCGGTGGTCTCCCGGGGCGGACGGCCGGACCTGGCCGGCAGAGCCCTGTCCCAGGTACGCGCACCGACGCTGCTGCTGGTCGGTGGCGCGGACGAGCAGGTGCTCACCCTCAACGAGGAGGCCCTGGGCCAGCTGCCCGACGGGGTGGGTGAGCTGCGGGTGGTACCCGGCGCGACCCACCTGTTCGAAGAGCCCGGCGCCCTCGACGAGGTGGCCGACCAGACCGCCGGGTGGTTCGCCAACCGACTGCACTGAGCGCCGCGGCACCGCGACCTTTCCCAGCAGGTACATCCCGGCCGCGATCACCACCAGGCAGGCGCTCCACAGCACCGCCGTGCGGACCAGCCACGGCAACGCCGCCCAGCTCTGACGGGGCCCGGTGGTTGCCGCCCCGGGTGTCCGCCCGGATTCGTCAGGTGTCACGTCGGTCCTCCTCGGTCGCCGGGCAGTCCGTTACCCGTGGTACGTCACTCCGACACCCGGGGGTGGTGGCGATCGACAACTCTCGCTACCATCCGCAATCATGGCATAACTCACCGTCCAGTCATGATCCCCGGACCGGCGTCGCCCTGGCGTGGCGCCGGAAACGACAGGGAGTCCTCGTTGACCGCTGCGACCCACGCGACGATCCCGCCCCGCTATCCCTTCAGCGCCCCGGACCGCCTCACCCTGGATCCGCGCTACGCCCAGCTGCGCCGGGACGAGCCACTGATCCGGGTACGTCTGCCCTTCGGCGAGCCGGTGTGGTTGGCCACCCGGCACGCCGACGTCAAGACGGTGCTCGGCGACGCCCGGTTCAGCCGGGCCGCCGCCGAAGGGCGCGACGAACCGCGCAACACCGAGCGACAGGTGCAGACCGGCATCCTCGGCCTGGACCCGCCGGAGCACACCCGGCTGCGGCGACTGGCGGCGAAGGCGTTCACCGCCCGTCGGGTGGAGCAGCTGCGCCCCCGTACCCGGGCGGTGGCGCACGAGTTGGTGGACGGCCTGATCGCCGCCGGTGCCCCGGCGGACCTGGTCGAGCACGTCGCCACACCGCTGCCGATCCGGGTCATCTGCGACCTGCTCGGGGTGCCGGTGACCGACCAGGACAGGTTCCACACCTGGGCGGAGGCGATCGTCTCGACCACCTCGCTCAGCGACGAGCAGGCCCAGCGGTACCTGGACAACCTCTTCGAGTACATCGGAGGTCTGATCGCCCAGCGCCGCCGCGACCCGGCCGACGACCTGCTCACCGCGATGGTGGAGGCCCGCGACGCCGACGCCGACCGGCTCACCGAGGAGGAGGTGGTGCGGCTCGCCGCCGGCCTGCTCGCCGCCGGCCACGAGACCACCGTCACCCAGATCCCCAACTTCGTGTACGTGCTGCTCACCGAGGCCGGTGCCTGGGCGCGGCTGTGCCGTGAACCGGAGCTGCTGCCGGGCGCGGTGGAGGAGCTGATGCGGTTCGTGCCGCTGGGCGCGACCGCCGGCTTCCCCCGGTACGCGCTGGAGGACGTCACCGTCGGCGGGGTGCTGGTACGCGCCGGCGAACCGGTGATCGTCTCCATCGCCTCGGCCAACCGCGACGAGCGGGTCTTCGCCGATCCGGACACCCTGGACCTGTCCCGGGAGACCAACCCGCACGTCGGGTTCGGTCACGGGGTGCACCACTGCATTGGCGCCCAACTGGCCCGGATGGAGCTTCAGGTGGTGCTCGAAACACTTGCCCAACGGCTGCCGGGACTCCGGTTGGGGGTGCCCGAGGCGGAGCTGAGCTGGAAGAGCGGGCTGCTGGTCCGGGGCCTGACCGCGCTACCGGTCAGCTGGTAGGGCGGGCATGGCGACGACGGAGCACGGCTGGCGGATCGAGGTCGACGCCCTTCGCTGCATCGGCGCCGGGATCTGCGCCGGTGTCGCACCGGGCCACTTCGCGCTCACCGACGGGCTGTCCCAGCCGCTTACCGACCGGATCGAGCCGGACGACGCGGTCCGGGACGCCGCCGACTCCTGCCCGATGGAGGCGATCACCGTCTCCGACGCGGCAACCGGCAGCCAGATCGCACCGGACCTCTGACCGCCGGCACCCGGCTGTGCCGGGCCCGGCCGCGGCTGGGGTGGGCGCGGCTGAGGGTGGGCGCGGTCAGAGACTGCCCAGCAGCCGGGTCACGGTGATCTCGATGACCACCCGGTCGGGGTTCGGTCGTGGCGGACGGTACCGCTCGGTGTAGCGGCGCTCCGCCTCCCGTACCGCGGCCGGGTCGGTCCGGACCACCGCGCGGCCCTCGATGGTCAGCCACCGTCGGCCGTCGACGTGGCAGACCGCCACCGCCGTGCCGGGCGCGGCGGCGACGAGCCGGGCCTTGCGCGAGGTGCGTGAGGTGATCACCCGGGCCAGCCCGGCTCCGGCGTCGAAGGTCACCCCGACCGGTACGACGTGCGGCGTGCCGTCCGGCCGCACGGTGGTCAGCGTGGCGAGATGGCGTTCCCCGCAGAACCGGGCGACCCGGTCGTCCCGCGGGTCCAACCGGTGGTCGACCGGGGCTCGTGACATGCCCCGATCATGACACGGGCCGGTGCTCCGGCGCGGTGACCGCCGGCCTGCCGGCGACCCGCCGGCGGTGCGCCAACCGGGTCAGGTAGATCAGGGCCGCCGCGAGCACCCCCATGTCGTCCAGGTAGATCGGGTCCGGCAACAGGTCGACCGGCAGGACGGTGTAGGCAAGCGCCCCGTAGAAGGCGACCCGGCCACCGGCGCCCAGGCTGCCGAGCATGCGTCGGGTCCGGATCACCCGGACGGCCAGCACCACGGCACCGGTGAGGGTCGCGAGGGCCACGACGGCGCCGGCGACGACGAGCAGCCAGGTCTCCTGGGACATGGCTAGACGCTAACCCACCGTCGGGGCGTACGCCGCTTCCCTCGGCGGCCGGGGCGCGTGGCGCGTCCGCCAGGCCCGCCGAGGCGGCCAGGAGCTTGCCCCGGGACATCCGGGCCGGATCAGAAGGCGGGCACCGCGGCGCGTCCCCGGGCCACCGGTGCGGCCGGCAGCACCGGCGCGGTGACCTCCACCGGGTCGACACCGGGCAGGAGCGAGTGCTCCGACTCCGGGGCCGGCTCGGTCGCGGCGAAGGCCTCCTGCCGCAGGCTGCCGGCGGCGGCGACCGCCAGCTCGGCGGCCTGCCAGGCGGCCCGCTCCCGCTCCTGCGCCGTCCGGTGCCGCTCCTGCAGGTTCGCCAGCACCGCCCGCCGCAGGAACAGCTCCTGCTCGACCGGGTGCCGCCGTGGGTCCCAACCGTTGCGGTGCGCGAAGACGTCACTGAGCTGCTCCACCGACAGCTCCCGACGCCAGTACGCGTCCAGGGCGGTCCGGTGCAGGAAACGCTCGCGGTCGGCGTACTCGGCCGGGGTCCGGACGGTACGCGGCAGCGGCAGCGCGGCGGCTACCGAGAGCCGCTGGACGTCCGCCTCGACGTCCTGGTACGCCTGCCAGGCGGCCTCCACCTCGTCCTGGGCGGCGAGCCACTCGGCCCGGTGGCGCTGGGCGGTGGTGACCGCCCGTTCGGCGGCCACCGCCACCTCGGCCGCGTACCGTTCCCGGTCGCGGTCCTCCTCGGCCCGTTCCAGGGTGCTCGGCAGGGCGGCCTCGCGGATCCGGCGGGCGACGTCGACGCCGACGCCACCCGGGCGGAGCACCAGCACGGCGACGGTGGTCGCCACCACGGCGATCAGGGCCAACCAGATGGCGGCGGCCTGTGGCACGTCGATCAGTACGGCGGAGAGGACGGTCTGCATCACCAACACCTCGTGATGGTCGAAGGAGGAACTGCCGATCGGGGTGCCCGGGTGCGCTGGGGTCGAACCGCTCGCGGCCGGGCCGGGCACGAGGGGTACGGCACCGACGGATCGTCGCGGGTGGGCCGACGGTGGGCGCAGCGGCGGCTGCGGGGGCCAACCGGGACGGGTGCCGGTGCGGCCGGCCGCCGGTCGGCGGCGTCGGCCGGTCAGGCCAGCGGGGGACCGCGCCGGGCGGGCAGACCCCGGACCGGCTCCGCCGCGGGCACCCGCACGGGCACCGGCACCACGGCCGGGGCGGTGCCGTCGACCCGGGGGGACGACGGCTGCTGCGGGAGGGCCACCTCGGTGACCCGATCCAGGCCCGGGGAGTCCGACCGCGACTGTGCCCCGCCGTCGACCGCGAGGTGGTCGACGGGTCCGGTGCGGCTGTGGACCGGGCCGCGGTGGCCGGTCCCGAAGGGACCGTCGAGCACGAGGCGGCTGTCGGTCACGAGGCGGCCGTCGAGCACGAGGCGGCTGTCGGGCGCGGTGGCGCTGCCGGACCCGGCGGGTGCGGCGGACGCGGGCGGACCGGAGAGCGCGAGGGCCGCGCCACCGAGGCCGAGGGTGAGCACCAGGAGGGTCACCGCCAGGCGGGTCAGCTCCCGCAGCGTCACCGGCCACAGGGGGCGGGTGGACGTCACGGGCGGCATCCCACCAACCTAGCGCCCCGGCCCGGCCGGGACCAACCACGTGACCGGACCCATTCACTCCCTTGTGGACGCCGGCACCGGATGGCCCTTTGTCGACCGAGGTGGACGTACCTGGTGGGTCGGCCCGCACCCCGGGGTACGCCGTCAGTTACGACCGTGGGGTTGCCGTGGCCCGGAGGCGCCCAGTTGCTGATCGGTGGCAGCCGGCCGGGTGGCGGTGGTCGGCGGTGTCTGTCCAGGGTCCGGCGCGGCGGCCGACCGAAGGGCGGCGATCTCCGCGGTCGGTGCGGACGGCGACTTCCGAGCGATGAGCTTGTCGATGTGTGCGTCCGTGCCGAACGAGCCGACGTCGATCGCACCCACCCGCAGGTAGTTGTTGATCAGATCCTGGGTCTGCGGGGGGCAGGCCGGCGGGTAGGAGCCATGGTTCAGGACGTTCTTGATCGCGGTGTCCGGGTGGAGCGTCGTCCCGTCCGCGCTGGTGGCCGAGGCGGGCAGGGGCTTCTTCCAGTTCGCGGGTTCATCCAGGTGCTTCATGATGAACTCGCCGAGGTTCTTCCAGTACGTCGCCGGAGACGCCGGGTTGCTGTCCGCTTTTCGTGGCATGGCAGGCACGACGGGCAACCGGGGTTCCGGGTTCAGCCGCGGTGCCGACTTGTTCGGTGACCGGCGGTGAGGCTGGTCACCCGGTGGCGGTCCGGATCCGGTCAGGAGGGCGGGGCGGCGGGGGTGGATCGGGGTGCGGCATCGGCGGTGAAGAGGGCGAGCAGGTCACCCACCTGGCGGTCCGCCTCGGCCGGGTGCCGGAAGTGGCCGTCCGGATTGACGGTGTACTCGTTGCGCCGGCCCACCCGGGTGCGCCGCAGGTAGCCGCCGGCCTCCAGGTCGGCGACGATCGCCTGGGCGGCGCGCTCGGTGACCCCTACCTCGTGGGCGACGTCCCGGAGCCGGGCGGTGGGGTTACGCGCGATGGCGAGCAGGACGTGCGCGTGGTTGGTGAGGAAGGTCCAGTGCCGGGTGCTCCCGCTTCCGCGTGGTGTCGTCGCCATGTCCGTCAAGATACGACCAGCCTTCACGATCGTCGTTCGCGAGCCGGTCGACGTGAACCGTCGTCCCGACACCTGAAATGCATATCACGTATAGCTTGACGTGTCTTGCGCTGCGTGTGAACGTGGTGGCGGACCGCGTCCGTGGCGGACGGGGTCGACCGGTCACCTTCCGAAGGGTGAGGACGTTGATCTCCACTCCGTCGACCGGGTCGCAGTCGGACCCGGAGCTTCCTCCCGCCCAGCCGCCGTCGGCACAGCCCGATCCGCCGCAGACCCCGGAACAGGCGCTCGCCGAGCTGTACGCGGGCAACCGCAGGTTCGTCACCGGTACGCCGCGGCACCCCAACCAGGACGTCGGACACCGCACCGCGGTCGCCGGTGAACAGCACCCCTTCGCGGTCATCGTCGGGTGCTCCGACTCCCGGCTCGCCGCCGAGATCATTTTCGACCGTGGGCTGGGTGACCTCTTCGTCGTGCGGACCGCCGGCCACACCACCGGGCCCGAGGTGCTGGGCAGCGTCGAGTACGCGGTGACGGTCCTCGGCACGCCGCTGGTGGTGGTGCTGGGGCACGACTCGTGCGGTGCCGTGCAGGCGGCCGCGACGGCGGTCAGCACCGGGGCCCGGCCGCCGGGACATCTCGGCGCGGTGGTCGACGCGGTGGTGCCCAGCCTGCGCCGGGCCGCCGCCCAGGGAGTCGACGACCCGGCCCGGATCATCGACATCCACATCGCCCAGACCGTCGAGGAGCTGTTGGGCAACTCGGCCGTGCTGGCCGCCGAGGTGGCCGCTGGCCGCTGCACCGTGGTCGGCATGTCCTACCAGCTGGCCGCCGGAGAGGTGCGGACGGTGGCCGCCGCCCCGGCCGCCGGCTGACCCCGCCCACACCGGTCAGGACAGGCGAACGGGCCGCCCCCGCGTGGGGGACGGCCCGTTCGGTGTCTCGGGGTGGTCAGAGCAGCGAGACGTGTACGTGGTCGGTGTGGTTCGACGGTCCGCTGTAGGAGCTCCAGCCGGTGGCCGGGAACCAGATCTGCCGGTTCCAGATGACGTAGTAGATGCCCAGCCGGTCGGCGTTGCGTACCAGGAACGCGGTCAGGTTGTTGCCGTACATCCGGGTGTCGTTGTTGTGCCAGGGCGCGAAGCCGCTGTTCTGCAGCGACCAGTCACAGGCCCGGCCCTTGGGGTGCTCCCACGGGCCACCGGGGCGGTAGCAGCCGACGAACCGGTCGAAGCCGGCCCGCTTGACCTCCTTGTACATGTGCAGCGTGCGCGCCGTGATGCAACCGGAGGTGGTGGGGTCGTTCTCGGTACAGCTCATCGGGCGCCAGTTGCCGTTGGCGTCGCGGCCCGGGGCGATCTTGGCCACCGGTGACGTGGCCACCACCAGGCCCCCGGTCAGGCCGGTGCCGCCGACGAGGGCGAGCGACTTCTCCGCCTCCCGCTTCTGCTTGGCCATCACCGAGGCCTGCTTCTGCTGCTCGCGTACCTCGGCGTCCAGGGCCTGCTTGGCCTGATCGGCCTTGTCCTTGACCGTCTGCACCTCGGCCAGCTTTCGGGCGTTGACCATGTTCAGCTCGTCGAGCGCCTGGGCCCGCTGGACGAACGAGTCCGGCGCGTTGCTCTCCAGCAGCATGGCCATCCCGCCGATCCGGCCGCTGCGGTACGACTGGGCGGCGATCCGACCGACCTGCGGGGCCAGCTCGTCCAGCTCGTTCTGGGCGCGGCGCACCTCCATGTCGAGCTGCAGCTGCCGCTTCTTGGACTTCTCCAGCTTGGACTTGGCCTGGGTGTAGCTGCGGTTGGTCGTCTCGATGACGTCGTTGAGCAGCTTCGAGTCGCCGTCCTCGTGCCCCGAGGGCTGGGCGGGCTGAGCCATGGCCGGCAGCGGGCCGGAGAAGATGGCCAGTGCGGTGAGCACGGCCGCCGCCGGCGTCAACCAGCGGCGTAGGAGTGCCGTCACAGTCGTCCCTTCCGTCGGCCGCCGACCGGGTTAGCTGACGGGTTCGGGACGGAAGTGGCCCCTACCGCTGGTGCGGATTCACCCCATGTACCTGGTTCCCCGGCTCGCCGTTCGGCGATTGGGCGGCGGTACCGCTGGCGCGGGTGCGCGCCTTCGGCGGTGACCGGCAGCGAGGTTACCCGAGAGTCGGCGCTGGGATCTACGTCCGGATGCCGACTCAACGCGTAATTTCTCCGCGATGTCGCGTGACCAGTGATGTGCTTCTCATCAATGGAGTCGTCGGCGGTCACGCTGAGGAGTGTCACCATGCGGTGTCGGTGCTCCTTTCTTGGTCGGGCCACCTCGCGGGGGCGTCGGGGGACTGACTGGCGGCCCGGGGTGCGCTCAGTGCCTGGAGCGCGTCGTCCCGCGGTGCGGGCGGGCGGGCCGAGCCGGTGCCGCCACCAGGCGGGGTGGGGGCTCCGGCGGTGGTGGCGGCCCGGTCGGTGGCGGTGCCCCGACCGGCGGCGGTCACCAGCGCGGCGAGCGCGGTGGTGAGCGGTACGGCGGCGATCAGCCCGAGCGTGGCGACCGCGCTACGGACGATCTCCTGGGCCAGGAACTCGCTGGTCAGCACCTGACTGACCGGTCGGGAGTCGGCGACCAGCAGAAGCAGCAGAGGCAACGACGCGCCCGCGTACGCCAACACGATGGTGTTGACGACGGACGCGATGTGCGCCCGGCCGACCCGGGTGGCCGACCGGTAGAGCTGGAGCCGGGACAGTCCCGGGTTCGCGTGGGCCAGTTCGGTGACCGTGGCGGCCTGGGTGACCGTGACGTCGTCCAGCACCCCGAGGGAACCGATGATGATCCCGGCGAGCAGCAGCCCGTGCAGGTCGACGTTGCCCTGGAACATCGACAGGGTGGTGGCCTCCTCGGTGCCGTACCCGGTCAGGTGGGTGGCGGCGGTGGCCGCGCTGCCGAGCAGACCGGTGACCACCAGGCTGCCCAGCGTGCCGAGCACGGCCACCGAGGTCTGGGCGCTGATGCCGTGGGTGAGGTACAGCACCACGAACATGATCAGTGCGGCGCCGACCACCGCGACCAGCAGCGGTGACCGGCCGGCGCTGATGCCGGGCAGCACGAAGGTGAGCAGGATGGCGAAGCTCGCCACCAGGCCACCGAGCGCGGCCAGGCCGCGCCACCGGCCGAAGGCCACGATCGCGGCAGCGAAGAGGACGGCCAACCAGATCAGCGGCTTGCCCCGCTGGTGCTCGGCGATGTTGTAGCTGCTCGACTCGGGGTCGGCCGGATCGGTCAACTCCACCAGGACGATCTCGTCACCGACGGCGATGGTCGGCGCCCCCGGACCGTCCGGGATCGGCGTCTCGACCTGCTGCCCCTCGTCGGGTCCCTGCTCGACCCGGACGGTGGCGGTGCCGCACGGGCCCTCGGGGGCGGACGCGGGGCCCTCCGGGGTCGGCGCGGCAGGTGGGCACGCCTCGGTCACCACCCGGGTCACCGTGCCGTGGTACCGGGGCACGTCCCCGCCCCCGTCGACCTGCGGTGCCCGGTCCGGCCAGAGGATCAGCGCGGCGACCAGGGTGACGAGGAAGAGCGGCACCACGGTCGCGACGAGGACCCGCCGTACCCCCGGCGGGGTGGGCGGGGCGGGACGGCTGTGGTCGGCACCCATCTGCGACTCTCTCCAAACGATCCACGACGGATTACGTGTCGCCGCGCCGGTCGGTTCACTCGGCCGGCACACCGGTCCGGTTCGCGGCGTTGCGTGCCGGAGTGGTCACGGACTGCGAACCGGGGGCGGCGGTGGGACCCGGATGCCCGTCGCGGGAATGGTAGCCACTCGGCCGACGGGTGCGGAGGTTGTGGGTCAGCCGCGCTTCATCAGCCGGCCGACGGCGGCCATCATCTCGGTGGCCATCTCGTCGGCGTGCCCCTCGGCGGCGCCCTCCTGCATGCAGTGCCGGGCGTGCCCGTCCAGCAGGCCGAGAGCGACCTTGTCCAGGGCGGCCTGGATCGCCGAGATCTGGGTCAGCACGTCGATGCAGTAACGGTCCTCGTCCACCATCTTCTCGATGCCCCGGACCTGACCCTCGACCCGGCGCAGCCGAGCGAGAAGCTGGTCCTTGCTGGCGGTGTAGCCCCGGGTGGGGGGCGTCGAAGTGGTCATGTTCGCCAGGGTACGCCCTACCCCCGGCGGGTATTCCAGGACAAATTACCCCTACCCGGTAGTGGTTGAGATACCCCCCATGGGTATATGGTGGGCTCCGGTCGAGAGGAGTACGGACATGGTCACCGACATCTACCAGGTGCAGGGCATGACCTGCGGGCACTGCGTGCAGGCGGTGAGCGCCGAGGTCGGCGCGCTGGCCGGGGTCGACGAGGTCCAGGTGGACCTGGCAAGTGGTCAGGTCACCGTCACCAGTGCGGAGCCGCTGGACCCGGCCGCCGTCCGGGCCGCCGTCGACGAGGCCGGTTACGACCTCGTGGACCGGTGAACACGGCGGCCAGGCTGGCCGGGTTCCTGCTCGGCCTCGTGGTGGTCTTCGGTGCGGCGTACGGGGTCGGCCAGGCGGTCGGCCCCCGCACCCCCGGCACCCCACCCCCGGCCAGCCCCAGCCTCAGCCCTTCGGGTTCACCCGGCGTGCCGGGTCACGGGCACAACTGACGGGAGCGGAGTGTGACCACCACCGGCAAGCCCCTGGAGTCGGCACCCCACCGGATCGAACTGGCCATCGGCGGGATGACCTGCGCCTCCTGTGCCGCCCGGATCGAGAAGAAGCTGAACCGGATGGACGGGGTCACCGCCACGGTCAACTACGCCACCGAGAAGGCCACTGTCGACTACGGCGCGGCGACCACCCCGGACGACCTGATCGCCACGGTGCGCAGGACCGGCTACACCGCCGCCCTGCCGCCCCCGCCGGCCCCCGCCGCCGAGCCGACCGGCACCGGCCCGACCGCCGCAGGATCGACCGCCGCCGCCGCTGGGCCGGCCGATCCGGTGCGTACCCGGTTCTGGGTGTCGGTGCTGCTCAGCGTCCCGGTGGTGGTGCTGGCGATGGTGCCGGCCTGGCAGTTCACCTACTGGCAGTGGCTGTCGTTGGTGCTGGCCGCACCGGTGGTGGTCTACGGCGGAGCGCCGTTCCACCGGGCCGCCTGGGTCAACCTGCGCCACGGCGCGGCGACCATGGACACCCTGGTCTCGCTGGGCACCCTGGCCGCGTTCGGCTGGTCGGTCTGGGCGCTCTTCCTCGGCACCGCCGGCGAGCCGGGCATGACCCACCCGTTCAGCCTGGCCATCTCCCGCACCGACGGCGCCGGCAACATCTACCTGGAGGCGGCGGCCGGGGTGACCACGTTCATCCTGGCCGGCCGCTACTTCGAGGCGCGGGCCAAGCGGACCGCCGGGGCGGCGCTGCGCGCCCTGCTGGAGCTGGGTGCCAAGGACGTCGCCGTGCTGCGTGCCGGGGTGGAGACCCGGGTGCCGGTGGGCCAGCTGGTGGTGGGTGACCGGTTCGTCGTCCGCCCCGGCGAGAAGATCGCCACCGACGGCGTGGTCGACGAGGGCACCTCCGCCGTCGACGCGAGCATGCTCACCGGTGAGTCCGTACCGGTGGAGGTCGGCCCCGGTTCGGCCGTGGTCGGTGCGACGGTCAACGCGGGCGGCCGGCTGGTGGTCACCGTCACCCGGGTCGGCGCGGACACCCAGCTCGCTCAGATGGCCCGGCTGGTGGAGCAGGCCCAGACCGGCAAGGCGGCCGTGCAGCGGCTCGCCGACCGGATCTCCGGCGTCTTCGTACCGATCGTGATCGCACTCGCCGTCGGCACCCTCGGCTGGTGGCTCGGCGTCGGCGCCGGACCGGCGGCGGCCTTCACCGCCGCGGTGGCGGTGTTGATCATCGCCTGTCCCTGCGCGCTCGGCCTGGCCACGCCGACCGCTCTGCTGGTCGGTACCGGCCGGGGCGCGCAACTCGGCATCCTGATCAAGGGGCCGGAGGTGCTGGAGTCGACCCGACAGGTCGACACCGTGGTGCTGGACAAGACCGGCACCGTCACCACCGGCCGGATGACGCTGGTGGATGTCGTACCCGCCGCCGACCAGGACCGCGCCGAATTGCTGCGGCTGGCCGGCGCCGTGGAGGCCGCCAGCGAGCACCCGATCGCCCGCGCCATCGCCACCGCCGCCGAGCGGTCCACCGCCCCGGAGCCCGCCGCAGCGGCCGAGCAGCCCACCGCCGAGGGTTCCGCCCCGGCCGCCGAGCAGCCCACCGCTGCGGTTCCCACCGCGGCGGCCGTCGGGAAGCCGGGGCCGGCCGGGTTGCCGCCGGTCAGCGGGTTCGCCAACGTCGAGGGGCTCGGTGTCACCGGGACGGTGGAGCGGCGGCAGGTGCTGGTCGGTCGGCTCCGGTTGGTGCGCGAGCGCGAGGTCGACGTACCGGTGGAGGTGCGGCGGGCGGTGACCGAGGCGGAGGCCGGCGGCCGGACGGCGGTGGTGGCGGCCTGGGACGGC
Above is a window of Micromonospora yangpuensis DNA encoding:
- a CDS encoding heavy metal translocating P-type ATPase, coding for MTTTGKPLESAPHRIELAIGGMTCASCAARIEKKLNRMDGVTATVNYATEKATVDYGAATTPDDLIATVRRTGYTAALPPPPAPAAEPTGTGPTAAGSTAAAAGPADPVRTRFWVSVLLSVPVVVLAMVPAWQFTYWQWLSLVLAAPVVVYGGAPFHRAAWVNLRHGAATMDTLVSLGTLAAFGWSVWALFLGTAGEPGMTHPFSLAISRTDGAGNIYLEAAAGVTTFILAGRYFEARAKRTAGAALRALLELGAKDVAVLRAGVETRVPVGQLVVGDRFVVRPGEKIATDGVVDEGTSAVDASMLTGESVPVEVGPGSAVVGATVNAGGRLVVTVTRVGADTQLAQMARLVEQAQTGKAAVQRLADRISGVFVPIVIALAVGTLGWWLGVGAGPAAAFTAAVAVLIIACPCALGLATPTALLVGTGRGAQLGILIKGPEVLESTRQVDTVVLDKTGTVTTGRMTLVDVVPAADQDRAELLRLAGAVEAASEHPIARAIATAAERSTAPEPAAAAEQPTAEGSAPAAEQPTAAVPTAAAVGKPGPAGLPPVSGFANVEGLGVTGTVERRQVLVGRLRLVREREVDVPVEVRRAVTEAEAGGRTAVVAAWDGRARGVLVVADVVKPTSRAAIDRLRAMGLRPVLLTGDNATVARATAAEVGIDEVIAEVLPAGKVEVVERLQGEGRVVAMVGDGINDAAALARADLGLAMGTGTDVAIEASDLTLVRGDLTAVPEAIRLARHTLRIIRQNLFWAFAYNVAALPLAAAGLLNPMIAGAAMAFSSVFVVANSLRLRAFTP
- a CDS encoding heavy-metal-associated domain-containing protein, yielding MVTDIYQVQGMTCGHCVQAVSAEVGALAGVDEVQVDLASGQVTVTSAEPLDPAAVRAAVDEAGYDLVDR
- a CDS encoding metal-sensitive transcriptional regulator, coding for MTTSTPPTRGYTASKDQLLARLRRVEGQVRGIEKMVDEDRYCIDVLTQISAIQAALDKVALGLLDGHARHCMQEGAAEGHADEMATEMMAAVGRLMKRG